The nucleotide window CAGCTGCTCAGCAAACATGCAATATTATAACAAGGACTATTAAGAGAACTTAGCTGGTTTGGTATGAAAAAGGAATatctcttccagaaaagaaaaaaaaaaaatcatccttccTAAAGATCAAGAGCCTTAAACAATGTTTATACCCTTTGACTTtgtaatttcacttctgggaatCAAATCTAAgaaagtaacaatttttttttttttcaccatttctagggcccctcccgcggcatatggaggttcccaggctaggggtctaatcagagctgtagctgccggcctgcaccacagccacagcaacgcgggatccgagtcacgtctgtgacctgcaccacagctcacagcaacgccggaaccttaacccactgagcaaggccagggatcaaacccacaacctcatggttcctagtcggattcgtgaaccactgtgccatgacgggaactccagaaagtaacAATTTTTAACAAGTATGCACATTTATTGATATAATAAAACATGTAATTGCTTTATTTGCTGCATTATTTACATGCTGGATTGCTCTGCATTCGTTATTAAAAATTAGGTTTTGAGATAGGAAATGAGTTCAGACACCCTAGTCACAGAAAGGGCAGCTCCCGCTGGCAAGTGCTGCCGGTGAGCGTGAGCTCCTAACATGAAGCATGGAGACTCGTTCCCAGCTCCCCTGCTCCTGTCCTGTAGCATCAGGACCTGGGGAACTTGACCTTCATACTGGCTCAGAAAGGCTTTCCGAATAGTTGATGCTTATCAGGGGTTGGTGCCAGATACACCCGGGGCAGCTACAAACAGAGTCTGTCTTTGCTGCACCAGCAGGGCCAGCAGCGTCCCCTGAGCTTGCCAAGGCTGAGGTGCGAGAGAAACACCCCCAAGACCCCCGACAGGATCCAgctctgagcagctgcagtggctccagcCCGTCACCTCCTTACTGGGTCTCCATTTTCTCAGGCAGTTGGGGTGAGGCTGAGATGAGGACATGTAGGAAGCAGCGGGAAAACCGTGACACACACAGGACCTAAGACCAACCCACCCACCTTCTTCCTGCCTGCCCTCCCTGCTGACTTGTCAGGTTATCAGGAGGGGGCTGGCCCAGGGTCAGGGACACATCCAGGTGTTCATGGTGTCCCCACAGTTCACTGTGACCCCCTTGTCTTTCTGGAAGCAGCAATCGAGCCCCAGAGAGAACATGGCCCTGCAGGTGCTGGCCATGTGATCTGACAAGTTCTCAGTGCTTCACTCAGACATCagcaaaatgggcataataataatacctacctcatggggtggtcatgaggattaaaaaaaaaaaaaaaagtaggttttatttttttccctaaaattatttAGAAGATAATACGTAAGATTTTAAACAATGGTTAACATCAGTCGGTGAATTCTGAGGTACTCTCATTTTCTTTAAACTGTTCTGTATTTTTCAGCGGGCGCTGGCAATGGGGAGGGCTGCAGGAGAATGTGTTTTTGCCCTTCTGTTAATTGTACCTGACGGCAGGCGGTGAGCAGTATCACGCGGAGGCCACGTCTAGGGCCCCCTTTTGAAAGTTCCTTACTAGCTACCATGTAAATAGGAATTCCTCATTAAGACATTAACCAGCTTCCACTCTACACTTGCAACAACCTCTATCCCTGCTGTTTCTGAACCccaaagttaaattaaaaagataaaggtATCATTTGCCCCAGAGCCAGTCTTTAGGAGACTGAATGTCTCAGCCTTGAATctagaagaaataggaaaaactaGCAGTAAGGATTATTGAGTACCTCCTGCATGTTAACAGTAACCCCAAATGTGAGCTGTATTTTCCTCATGTTACAAATACAGGAAGTGGAAGAGATTAAATACCTGGCCAGAGTCACTCCGCTGGTGACTGCCAGTGCCGGGATTCTGGCCCCGCTATGCCAGACTCTAGAATTCCCCCATTTCTGCCCTTTAGCAAGTTGTGAAGTTTTGGTGTTTTGATTAGCTACTGAAAACAAATTTTGGCTTGTGGGCATTCATTTCGAAGCTCTTTTGAACCTGTGCGAGCAAATGAAGGAGGAGTTGGCCTGAAAGTGGGGGGGGGCTGTCAACGTGGGCTCGTCTCACAGGGTTCGTTGCTCAGTGCTGATGACTGGCTCCGTcttgtgtttgcttgtttcttctttttattcagaTTATGATCCATGTCCAATCCAATATGCTGAAAGCCCTCATAGAAATCCTGAAGGATGCCACAGAGGGAAATTTATCAAGATTTGTGAAAAAACATGTGTTCTCAGAAGAAGTGGTGAGTATGGACAGAGATGACAGAACGGAGCAGGGGCAGTCTCTGAACCGGCCACTCAGTACCTTAGTCCCCTAAGGCCACCTCCTTAAACAGAGGCACAGATCTGGCTGCCTCGCTGTTCTCTTGTCAGTGTGTGGGCGCAAAGTCCGTTCTCCCTTCTAACGTAATAGAGCCTCTGCAATTCGAGGAAAGCTTTCTCCCTTTACATAGTTCTTTCCCCACACTGTTTGCACGGGGGTCggctctcttttttccctttctcctcaagcatccacttccttctccccactcctcATGCTTCAGGGGTCAACCTTGCCTCATGTCTCAGAAGGAAATAGAAGCAATCAGAGCAGAGCTGCCTCCTTGtccccccaccctgccttccCTCCTGAAGCCCAGGTGACTACAGACAGACAGCTCTCTAGAGCCAGCTCGGCTCCCCAGCTGCGCCTGgggccctcccctcacccctttGGAGCCTCCGCACTGCGCCTGTGGATCACTCCCGTGGGCACATAGTAGACAGGAGcatctcatctttaaaaagagCTCCCCGCCTTAAACAAGTGAAAAGACAGACCTGGTATTTAGATAGGAAGACTCAACCGCATAAAATTAGTTCTTCCAAAGTTAATGTGAGAATGTAACATCACAATAAAAATACCGTTAGGTTTTTTTCCTATAGTTAAAGCTTAGTAGAGCAAACTAGCAAGAGTAGCTGGGAAAACCCTGGGAAAGAAGAGTAGGAAAAGGTGCCAGACCTGCTGGATATGAAGCCACACTAAAGCTGCTCTAATTAGAACTCTCATTTTGGCTCCTGAGTAGACCAACTGATGGAACCATATAAGTGCtttgcaaaattataaaataagttaaaattgaaaagaagCAATTTCtaaacattgaaagaaaaatgaaacagaggaACCAATGTGTCACATTGATGGCTTAAGCACACAAAGAGGAATTGTAAGTTATTTGAAATTTAGAAGGCTGGCAAAGGGAGCCTGTCGGCAAACTAATTGGATAGGATTAAGTCTAAAGCTTCTTTCTATTTGATGTCTTAGCGCTGTGTAGGTTGTGCCTCACCCACACCTTTCCGGAGGATGTTTAGAGAGGTAGGGAACTAGAAGGTAAAGCGGGGTTAGAGcgctggagagtgtgtgtgtgtgtgtgtgtgtgttccttagACCTGGCTCATGCATATGTTGTTCTAGTCGTGTGACTGAACCATCCAAACAAACTTCACGCTGAAAAGTGCTGGTTGTTTTGTTTCCCCTAAAGCCTACAAGGCTCATTTACTCAGAAAGCTCAACCTCCAGTTCCCTGTGTCCTCTGGTTGTTGTGAGGCCACTCGGGGAACTGCTTGTTGAGACATGAATTGATCCATAAAACTCCAGCAGCTCTTGATCTAGTGCTCAATATGTCAGCGAGATTGCACATGGAGTCTAATATTGTAGAGCTCTGTATTTTACAAATGCTCTGTTTGGTGTTTATGCCACCAGTTATTAAAAATATCCTATGCGCGGAGAGATGGTGCCATTTCCGCCCCCCAGAGGAATGTTGAAAAGAACTGGCAACTTTCTGCAGCCCCCCCAGGGAAAGCATTCAAACAGGAGCTGCTTCCTTATTGACTTCTGTAAAACTTCAGTTTACAACGTGGTACCGCCTCTTCTCTGCTTAAATTGCAGAATGGACCAATACCACGTAGTATTTCTGCAGTGAGTTAAGAGATGGGTAGTATTTGCCATGAGGGCAGGGTCACCTGCAGCTCGGCTCCCCTGCTTTGCTTCTACTGGAAGCCGTGCACTGCTGCACACGGAGTCACCCCACCTTGAACTTGAGGCCTAAACAGGCTTTCCTTTGTAAGAACATGACAAGTGTTTAAACTTTATGCAAAGGTTCAGTGGGGAGCCCTTGTTTGAAAGTGTGTAGAGAGCAGACAGGAGTGTGGTAAATTAGGATTCAAAGAGATTCACCAGAGACCTAGATCACCTCAGTGTCATCGAGAAATGCTGTCAGGTTGTCTCCTTAATAAGGTCTGAACTAAGTAAAATGTTGGTTTTGTTCAGAAAGTGCTTTTGCATTCTGATTTTGAGCTGACCCCTTTTTGTAGAATAAAATGCCATTCATATACTTGTGATGCTGATATTTATACTCCTGGTCTAGACCTGGCCTCCATGCCTCCTACTTGTGTATCCAACAGCCTCTGGAAATATCCACGTCGGTGTGTCATAGTCACCTGCCTTGTCCGAAACAGCGCTTCTGATTTTCCCTCCCAAGtctgctcctccccctcccatctcaGGGAGTGACATCCCCCATCTCCAGGCTGCTAAAGCCCCAACTGGGAAGATGTCTTTGATTCTTCCTGTTCCCTTAGCAAAAAGTCCTTTcagtttaatctccaaaatacacttTCTTTCCCTCTACTTCCCTGTCTCTTCTATACACTTCCCATCTAAACCATCACCTGTTCTCATCTGGCCTAGGATACGGGCCTCTCGTTAGTCTCTACATTCTGGAATCCTCCACTTCCCTACCTGGCTTTTTAAATCTAAATCAGATCATGCCCCAATGTGGACCATCTGATGGCTTTTAGCataaattcaaaaatgaaataaattccaaaaaAGCCCTACATCATCTGGCTCTGCCTCCTGCTCTGACCACTAAACTGgacacaactggagttcccattgtgctcagcggtaaggaaaccaactaggatccacgaggatttgggtgtaatccctggccccactcagtggattaaggattcattgttgccttgagcagtgatgtaggtcacaaacacagcttggatcccaagtggctgtggctgtggcgtaggctggcggctacagctccgattcgacccccagcctgggaactcccatgtgccacaggtgtggccctaaaaagcaaaaaacgaaacaaaaaaaaacctggacaCAATTTTTTCTACTGCTCTCTGACCTCCTTTCCCCCCTGTATGTTTTGCTACATAGTATGTGCCACTTGAACccccatttttataaaatactagGTATgggagtcccgttgtggctcagtggttaaggagtctgactaggaaccatgaggttgcgggttcgatccctggcctcactcagtgggtcaaggatccggcgttgccatgagctgtggtgtaggttgtagacgtggctcagacctggtgttgctgtggctctggcataggctggtggcttcagctccagttcaacccctagcctgggaacctccatgtgccgtggttgtggccctagaaaaagacaaaaaaatcaaataaaatactaGGTATGATTTTTCAAGAACTAATCCTGAATGTTGTATGTAGCTTGTGGACTCCCTTATAGCCCACCATACCTCTGTGCCCCAGTACCCTCTTTTCACCATTTTAGGTATGCACTCTACatgcatttgtctgtttttattttttggccatgccgggggcatgtggaagctcccaggccagggatcaaacctgtgccatagcagttaccagtgccacagcagtgacgatgctggatccttaacctgctgagccacaagagaactccttttaaGCATTTCTGTCTCTGCTTCTTGGAGGATGAAAAGAACAAGGAAGGAGTCTTGCAGAGATATAATGACGTGCTCTTGTGATTTTCCAGCTGGTCAAAGTGAGGGAAAAGGTGAAGCACGTGCCTGCTCTTCTGGCCAAATTTGACGAGCTCTATGGGAAACTGCACGTAAATGGCCAGGTCACGACTTACAGTTTGGATGCTCTGCTCTGCCACACGCCCAGGGACGTGAAATCCCACATGGGGCTGCTCAACAAGAGGACAGTCAGCCGTCGGACCTTCCAGCCACTCAGCCAGTCCCTGTGGGCCGAATAACCCTGGGTTCAAACCAGCCGTGGGCCTGAGTTGGAGGGGCCTGCCTCTAGTGAATTACTGGCTTCCTAAGAAGTCAGGCATCCCACTCCGGTGCATCCTCTCCTAACCCCTGGTCTCCTCCTTCAATCTCCACATTCACTGACTGCTGGCAGGCTGACTTGAGAAGTTCAAGGTGTGCCGTTGTGAAGCAAGCACAGCAGAAAGCTTGGCCCCCCGCGGAAAGGAGGCTTCCCTGCACAGACTGCCGCGGATCCTCGGAGGGACACGGTCACGGTCACCGTGTTCAGCCCAGCTTCTGTACCAGAGCAGAACCCAGGAAGCACTCGCTGGCAGGAAGGAATTTCACCGGAAGTCGCCAGCTCCAGCCAACATCCAGGGGAATAGTTACTTCCAGATTATTCCCTTGCTGAGTTCAGGAGGTCGGAAACCCTATTCTGTGCTGGGAAGTAGCCCAGGATTTTCTCACTGCTTCTGTCCTCACTTATCTGTGACACTAAATTATGGCCCTCAtgtttccatctgtaaaataaacacattgcTCATGTGAATCTGTGTATTACTTTGAAATTTTCACTCAAGGTTCAATAGGGTCAGGTTTTctcaaaaataacagaaattaaaaggtTCCTGagaaaaaactttttgttttcgccgcagaacaaacaaaaccagggTTTAATTCTCAGAGCTAATAAATAAGCTGAAAATTTAAATGGATACCACTTGGGTCATGGGCATGCCATgtgcttttcaaaataaatgccAGTAATGCTGTCAGTATGGCTCAGTTTTCCATGCGGGTCATAAATATTTGATCCAATTCATTTgttaatcattttctcttttctctcttgggatgttttattttttggtaaaaataaatgtgtcagGACAGCAGGTCAGAGCTTCCTCAGACTGATCTGTCTCTTGACAGTTTGAAAGCTGGCCCCTGTGCCGCCACCCCTTTGTTTCTGAGGGCCCCCGTGATGGGAAAGCCTCCCAGCCGGCTTTCTGGGGTGCTACGACCCCTTATTCAGCACGCCTCAAAACCCAAGGCTGGCTCTAACTTTATTGTTACACTGAGACGAGAACTGTTCCTAGAACCAGGAATTCTAGAGCAGAAGGAATCTTCAAAGTCTCCTACTCAGGTCGAGGAAATGACTTTTGCCCAATGTGGCCTGACCAGTTTGAGGCCTGGCTGAGGTTAACCTCCACATTCCTAGTCTCACACCCTCCCACTGCGCCTCCCTGGGGCTCCTCAGAGGAGAAAGAGCAGAATCTCTTCAGAGATGGGGCACCGAGGGCTCCCACAACCCTGCGTGGCCATGGGCTCCCCCCCATCTCCTCATTTGTTAAATGGGGTAATAGGAATACCGCTTCATGGACTTGCTGTGCAGATGCAGTGAGGTACACGTGAAGCTGCCTGGCTTGAAGTAAGTGCTGTACAGACATTAGCTATTAGCACTGTGGGTAGCATTCAGAGTGTTTGCACCTAGCTGAAGAATTACTTAAACAAATGAGTTCTTCCTCCTGTTCGGGAATAGCAGAAGAATTTCTTTAGCCTCTGCTCTGTGAAGCATAAGCGTCATTCCAAGAAAATTCTCTGCCTTCATAGAAGCTTAATCGCATCTTGTCTGgtgttttgcaaaagaaaaaaaaaagcatttcaatgTCTCTACCTTCAAAGTCTTAGGGAATAATAGGGCATGCTTCCTGTCCCCCAACTTATCTTTTATCTTCCCCAGCATTCACAGAGGGCATTCAAATGGCTATTATGCCCTGGGTGAATGTGGCCTTGGTTGTTAGCTAACGACTATtcattagccaaaaaaaaaaaaaaaaaaagaattttgtgtgCAATAAATAGCAGCCATGACCTTCCCAAGCCCCGCTGTTCTGAGCAGCTGGCGGCTGTGGTTCTTTGCTGACTGCAAAATGGTCCTTCAACCTGTTCCCACAAGTCTCACTGAGGGGCAGCTTAGTACAGAGGTAACAAATGTGCATAATGTTTACCCTAAAATAACAGACAATTCtgaaggctggggaaaaaaaaatcaaagaaagtatCTCAGATACGGCAACCATTCTATTCTTCAAAACTTGgtagtttctttgaaaaaataggGTTTCTTTGCAATTGATAATTTGCCTAAAGCACCTGCATACTCTTCAGTAACTTGCCTCAAGTGTGTGCTTAATTCCATTAATGAGAATGTCTGATGGACAGAACCTCTTATTCCCCAAGTCTGTTATGAGCCTTTGTAGGTTGTTTTTCACTTACTGTAAATGTCTGTTGCTACAGAAGCCGAAAATCATGGTGAGTACAGCACAGTATGAGAAAGAGACGAAAAGATATCTCCTTAATTAGGTGATATGGGCTGGCGGACTAGTTATCTACTGCTGTGTCAGAAACACTCCagaatttagtggcttaaaacaagaccAATCATTTTATTCGAATTGACTGGGCTCAGCCAGGCAGTCACCTTGAACGCTTCTTCACTTAATGTTTCTGGCAATTGATGCTAGGACc belongs to Sus scrofa isolate TJ Tabasco breed Duroc chromosome 16, Sscrofa11.1, whole genome shotgun sequence and includes:
- the PTCD2 gene encoding pentatricopeptide repeat-containing protein 2, mitochondrial isoform X2 gives rise to the protein MDTLFIKGKYKSALEVMIEMKNQDVKFSKDTYVLAFAVCYKLNSPESFKICTTLREEALIKGEVLSRRASCFAVALALNQNQPAKALSIFSQIMKPESIICTNLNIMIHVQSNMLKALIEILKDATEGNLSRFVKKHVFSEEVLVKVREKVKHVPALLAKFDELYGKLHVNGQVTTYSLDALLCHTPRDVKSHMGLLNKRTVSRRTFQPLSQSLWAE